TCATCAAGTCAATCATGAGTTACCAGTTTCAAGAAATGCTATTAATGATTTTTCTTTGATTAGAGTAGACAATTTGTCTATTTCAATTAAATTCTCCAATTCTAGTAATCTATTTTCATTAGTAGGTAATGCCACTCTTCCATTTCTGAATATTAAATATCATTGTAGCTATTGtcatttattgaaatatttttccatGACTCCTTTCCACTTAATCATTCATCAATCCCAAAAGGAGAATTTCATGTTTTAATTAAACCAGTCTTTCTGTACTCTCAAGTGGATTAGTCATGATAATCAACCAATCATCCACTGATGCCCTTAATTTCTATTATTCCTTCTTGATCTTTATTCCTGTTGCCATTTCATGTTGCCTGGTATCTCTATTCAAGACCCCAAATGAAAAAAAGGACTGTGACAACAGCCTTGTCTAGTTCCATTTGGTATCTCATTTGGATTTGTTAACTCTCCATTAACTATTATTCATTCTGCATATATAGAATAAACTGATCTAACCCATTCAATTAAATTGTCTCCAAATGACAACAAAAAATGCCAAGAAGTATTGCGATCATCAAAAAAGAGGGTTAAAAGTAACAAGGATGCCAGGGAGTGTCTGGAAGTTTTATAGGCACCACACATAATTGTCTAATTATGTTAGCATCTCCTACTTAATAGTCTCCTTTCTTTGTATCTCATCCAAAATCAGTAAAGATCTTTATAACATATCATCACCTATTCTCATCCCGCTACATGCCCTGCTCGTTTGCATACGCATGAACACTGTATATACTTATGCCCTCTATTCAACCACACTGGCACACCTTCCACATTTAGTCTCCCTATAATCTATCTGTCTCTAACACACACAATCTTTCTAAATTTTCACTGGCAAATCATTCTCCTCCATTTACCTTGCTTCATTCACTTTATCCTGTTCCAACATATTTTTACACATACCCTTATCTTCCTGTATTTCCTCTGTTTTTCCACTCCTAAGTTTTTCTATACCCGTTTGCTCTTACAAACACATAATGCAACCAATATCTATACACACTGTTACTGGTACACACTTCCCTATTTGTAAAGAGGGAAGAGCCCCATCTATGCATCCATGTTCAGGATTACACAGATTCATTTCATTTCTCTGACATGCATCAGGTAGAGCCCCCTCTTCACACAAAGACCCACACTGCACTGTTTAGAAATACACACTGAGATTGGTTCTCCTTCAGAGAGACACCGCCACCAATACTATAACAATAATTTTACCAATAACTAAAAAATACAAAGACAGATGAATTGCTGCACCAAGAAAGTGACTCACTTTCTGAATACCTCCAAGTTCTTTATTGACTTCTTCTATTTTCTTGGCTGCTTGTTCCACTGACAGTTCTAAATCTTTTAATTTCTTCAGttcagcctcttcatcaggactCTTCTGTGTattaagaaggggggggggggggggagagagagattaaCACAATGTTTCATCAATTACAGCCTGAGCAACCCTTATCCAGGAttctgaattccaaaatactcaaaaatctaAAATTTTTGACATGAGTGGCCAAGATAGTAATACCAATGCTTTCTAAAAGTTCAATTtacacaaatgttgtttcatccacaaaatggtataaaattacttttgagTCATGTTTCGGGTTtctatcagggcttcttaaaactttttccactccTAATCCCTTTctgcccaataaatgtttatgcaAACCTAGGTatctaaaataggtataaaaattaagcatttactgataataaatcagcatttgcaactcttgctaaacaggctgattttcctttttatgatgtACAGTTGAAGCATTGTTCATAAACACTGCACTTTGTTGCTAACTgatttgtgtattattattattgtgtaaatgtctagacggcattcagaaaccttttactgttgccaaatttttcacaacctcaacactgagctaaggggactccatttgTGGTTGGGGCCCAAAGTTTAAGAACCAATGGTTTATATGAAAGAAATCATTTACATGTGTAGGCTTGGCTTCAGTTTCCAAGGTATCtcaatatgtatatgcaaatatagtgagctgtccacattcactgggattaagGATGCAGGGCTCCCATCAAAGTGGAAAAACCTGaggttttttaacctgagagaaaacTTCCTcaggaatctctagctcctccaggTTGACTCTATGGGCAACCTCTGTCAGAAGTATTGAACTGgcatttctgttgatttgttgtaaaacatgtttttgtgcttaatttgtaaaatcataatataatttgacgttaaataggcttttccttaatccctccttgttatccaacattttcgcttatacaacgttctgctggtccatttatgttggataagcgagactctacttgtATCACTAATTACAAACATTAAGTACAATATATTACCCTTTTCCCTATAAGCATAACTTTGCAACCATTTTTCACTCCATATGTGGACAACGGCTGCTCCATTTCTTTTAGGGACCTTCctaggaagaaaaaaacaaacacaaaacgcACATATTTATTTTGGTAACTGTTATATGATAAAAAGAGTCGTTTTAaattaattcaaaatataaaGTCAAATATAATAATCATTTGTATTATGTACCAATATGTATACATAAGTATCATATAAAACACTCCCAATAGTTCCAATTGACTTGCTGTTgatacaaaatattatttgagaCTCCACACCAGTCAGTATAGTGACAAAATGTAAGCTACATCTCAATATTCATATATTTTAGATATGTTAACTGGTAGTCCTCTAGCTGTCTTCAGTAGCTTAAGGGATGTGGCACCTAATGATTGCTAAACCACAGATTTTTTTGGCTACCATGACTAGTTGGAACAAGCTGCAAAAAGGCagattaatatgtttatttatttattacagtatttgtatcccactcttctcacccaataggggactcagggcagcttacaataagtTCCTTCCTCATACCATGTTGCTTCCTATTTAGCCCTAGCTATGATTCATAAACTATGGCTTAAAGTTGGCTAATTTGAAACTAATCATAGTTACTATTTGCCAATGTTTGTTGATCAGGATGACACAATGAACACTGTTAAACCATAATGGAAATGAAGGCTTCCAAATTTCTCTTCTTCATGGCTCAGCGCAGGAGAGGGGAAGGTGCAATACTGAAGTGAGATCAGAGCAAGTCAATCAATGCTGGTATATGCCGGACAAGACTAATGATaatcattatttcttttttaaaattgtttcttCCACAACCAACCAGTTATCCTAAAAAGTCAAACAGCTTTTCTTTGACATAAATAAAACCCGAAAACCAAGGAAATGATCAAAAAGATTTTCAGGATTTCTTTGATACTTAAGCATTTATAACATCCATATTTTTCGAGAATTGATAACATCAAGCTATTTTTAGCTATTTTCCAGATAGGAAAAGTCTCAAAGATTAGAGCAGGGACAGTAATGTCaagacttctttttaaaattaaatactgTACACTGTAAAATAGCTAAAAAATTAACAGAAGGCATGCATGTGACTAATTAAGTTGAACAGATTCTAAAACACATTGCAATGCACTAAGCCTGCAAATTCTATTCAAGTTTATacatttatatgcaaatataCTGTCATAAAAGGTTTCAAAACACAACACTAAAATGAAATTAATCCAGATTACAGCACTTCTCAGTTGCCAAACACAGGGATGAACCAAATTGTGAATGCCTTACAGTGAATATAACAGAAAACAAACACTGTAGTCTACTGTGAATAACCAATAAGAACAATCTCATAAAAACTGCATGCTGTTATTTGCTAGACATACTTAAAATACATAGTCATCTTCAATGGCACATCCGAAAGCTTAAACCAGTTGCTTCTAAAATAAATCTAATATTTAAGCTAGGTATACCAAGGTTGGAACCCTGGTGGCgacgtgtgttaaagcactgagctgctgaacttgcagtccgaaaggtcccaggttcaaatcccaggagcagagtgagtgcccgctattagctccagcttctgccaacctagcagttcgaaaacatgccaatgtgaatagatcaataggtaccgctccggcaggaacgtaatggcagccacatgaccttggaggtgtctatggctcttcggcttagaaatggagatgagcaccaacccccagagtcagacatgactggacttaacgtcaggggaaacctttaccttttataccaaGGTTACAGGCTTCtaaagaaaataatatatttttctgcTTTACCTTGTCCCTCTAAAATTCACATTGATCTTGCTAGAAACCAAGTTTATTaaataattgagaaaaataataagaagAGCTCTTATCAAATTTTAAGGGACTGAGTGAAAAATCTCATCTGATTTCAACAAGACTGGGCAAACATTTTGAGGGGACTGAGGGCTGTGTTGAACCCCAGCCAAACGAAGCTAAACTCCAGAGGTGCAGTAGCTAAAAGAatcttttactttaaaaaaatgttgctacaACTAATTTCCTTTTAGAAAAATACAAGCAATTGCTATATTCCTTATGTGTAAGAGGGAAAAGACTTTTGCCACTATCCAACCAAAGTTCAGCCAAAGTAACAATTTTGGTAAAAGAGGCATGGAGGCTTAACAAAGTTATGCGTGTCACCTGAAGGCTATgtgctgtccccccccccccccccaattaagaTGATGAAACATAATAAGTAATAAACGCATACGTACCAAAACATGtattaaaataacaattacaaaaaATTAACACCAGGCATCACCCTATAAGCAAAAATCTTATCAAAACAACTCAAATACAAAACTCCAGCTTCAAGGCATTAGGAATATTTAAGATAGCATAAAAACTAGCAATTAAGCCCTCCACTCCCATATACATAAACATGCAAAAAGCTGTACAGATGTATTTCAAAGTGAATGTATGCCCAAGATCCCACACTGGAAGACATAGCTACAGATGTCCTTTGATGTATAAAACACTTTACAATACGATCCTGCATCTGTGGGGGATATGTTCAAGGACTTCCTGCAGATTCACAAAACATTGGGTAGTAGCGAGCCATCTATATTTCACATGTGGAATGAAAATAATGTTCACTTCCGGGAAAAGGCTGGATATGTATCTTCTCCCCAGTACCTTGGGAATCTAACTTTTAGCAGAGGGTTGTCTCACTTCTACACTAGGGTTTTGAGCTGTTTTGCTTGTTCCACTGGTACTCCAAGCACAGAAGTGAGTATATAAAATTATGATGTTGTATTTAAGGGGATCTAGCCTAgtcaagcaaaaaaaaatcccataaatATAAAAAAATGTTACTTACCTTTATATATCAGCTTCTGAAAGGACAATGGAACCCCAGTTAGTTGTTCAATTAGGAGAGCCATATCACGTACAGTTGGTTGTTTACCTTCTTCTTGAGAACCAACTTGAAGACTATGTTTTTCATTACCTGAAGAATAATGAAAACATATTTAGGTCATAATAAGGCAAACTTCATTCTGAACTGCAAGCAGTATCCTCACTCATGTGCTACTAAAAGCAACCTAAGAAGTAGGTATTCAGCAAATTGCACTTTTTTATCACAGACTTATATATTCATGATACCATTTCACTGCTAATGTTTTCCCTCAAGAAATATAATTTGATTATCTGAAAATGTTTGGGAcaagaatattttgaattttgtacACGAGAAACCTTACAGATGGGAACCAAGTCTAAACAAGAAATTAACTTacgtttcatatataccttacacAAGCAATCTGAAGATAATTTTGTACACCATATTTTGAggaattttatgcatgaaacaaaggctGTGTGCatagaaccatcagaaagcaaaggtgtgtcTATGTCTGCCACacatgtggatgattttggagtatttggattttggattcaCTAATAAGGATTGCTTAACTCATACCTTCTTCAGTAAGGGACTTTTCACACTATAAAATTACAGTGCCctgattcatagaatcagagttagaagaaaccacatgggccatccagtccaaatccctggtttgcaggaaaagcacaatcaaaatactcacaacagatggccatgcgcctcaatttaaaagcttccaaggaaggagcttccatcacactccaaggcagagagttccactgattaacagctctcatggtcaagaggtttttcttaatgttcatgtggaatctcctttcctgtaatttgaactcattgctacgagtcctagtttcaagggcagcaaaaaacaagcctgctccctcttccttatgacatcttttcacatgtttatacatgactatcgtgtctcctttcaaccttcttttctacagactaaacatacccagctctttaagacgctcctcatagggcatggtctccagacttttaatcattttagctgccttcctctggacaccttccagcttgttaatatctcttttgaaccttgtgcccagaattggatacagtattccaggtgaggtctaaccaaagcagaatagaaggtCGCCATGACTTCCTtcgatctagaccagtgattctcaacctggggtccccaggtgttttggccttcaattcccagaaatcctaacagctggtaaactggctgggatttctgggagttgtaggccaaaacacctggggatccacagattgagaaccactgatctagatgctatactcctcttgatgcagcccaaaattccattgggTTTTTAAGCTACTATATCACTTTGTTGGCTCGTGTTCAATTTATTGTCCACTAAGATCTTTTTCAGGTGCTGTTGTTGAGCAAGGCGTCACCCATCCtgcatctgtgcatttcattttttcctgcctaagtgcaACATCCCACATTTATCCTTCTTGAAATTCATTTCGTTAGCTTTGGCCCAGGCTCTCTAATGTGTTAAGATCATTTCAAATTCTGATCTGTTGTACTTTTGAGTAGATAAGTCTGTTATAATCTGGACCAAACCCACATTGTCATTTGCCCTGGTCACTTTTTAGTTTGATTtccgttcagatttatcttccctacttGTTGTGTCTATTGATGTATGTCcatttgtaatagacactcccttcatcagttttgaTTGTTGCACAGATGTCATCCTATATTGGATTTTTAatgccttggatgattgtttaacattttaactatgtttaattttaactatgacctgtttaatttgttttaatttgtgttgtaatgtctaaattgttgtattttatgattttatatgactgtattgggcttgttccccgtgtcagccaccccaagtccccgggAGATGGGAGGCGGCAtgcaaaataaatttattattattattattattattattattattattattattattattatatcatgtcctctggagtattaactcCCAATTGGATAGGATCGGattggcccctggtggtggtgcagtgtgttaaagcactgagctgctgaacttgcagtccgaaaggtcccaggttcaaatcccgggagcggaatgagcgcccactgttagccccagctcctgccaacctagcagttcgaaaacatgcaaatgtgagtagatcaataggtaccgttctggcgggaaggtaacggcgctccgtgcagtcatgccggccacatgaccttggaggtgtctatggacaacaccgggtcttcggcttagcaatggagatgagcaccaacccccagagtcagacatgactggacttaacgtcaggggaaaacctttacctttttggatAGGAATGCCCTCtataccttcatccaagtcattaactgtcatggcaacattTGTGAGTTTACAGACTGGGGAGGGGGATTCAGAGCCCTCTCCCAGGGATCTCCTCCTGGAGGgcttcgccaaactacaaatcccagggtgtGATCATGGTGCAAAAGGGGAGTCGACGGGGAGAGGGCCACAAACCCCGCTTCGCCTTGTTTGAGCGACACTCCTTCCGAGGTCCAGGGGAAAGCCTGGGTGCATCTCCATTCATTCACGGGAGAAGGAGGGCCCCACAGACACAAAGAGGGAAAGCCTTCCCGCCCTGCCTGAGGCGACGGCCGCCGCCTTCTTCCTTCCGCGCTTACCGTACGTGACCGTCACCGTCAAGGCCGAGCTCCCTGCCGGCACCGCCATGGCCGCTCCCTCCTTCTCGCCGCCGCCTCAGAGCTCTCTCGCCGGCCGCCCTGCAGCGGCGCTTCCTCTCAGGCCGGAAACTGCCGGGGGCACGGCGAAGGGGgcgaggcaggaaggaaggaaggagcccatCCAGGCGCCCCTCTCGCTCGACTTCCGCTCTGAGCCGGCGCGCGCGTGTGAGTAGGGGCCGGTGCGGCTGCAGCTGGCGCGTGATGAGGAGAGCGCCCTGAAGTTCCTCTGTAGGGTGTGAAGAGGTTTGGGAAGTGCAAGTGGAAGGCCATCTTCCTCAGTTATCCCTTCAAGGACCGATCCGCAGTGAAGAAAAAGGACCGCTGGCGGACCATGAAGAAGCTTGCGATCGATTATATCTGTGGAGGAGGGTTGAAGGGGGGCGGCGGAGGGAGCATGGCTTGTGCCCTTTGGAAAGATCGCCCCAAACTATTTCCTTGTTCAGTCCCCTTTTTCCTTCCTGCGAAGGTCACTGTTGAGGACCGAAGAAGCACACGGTCCTCTCTTGTTACTCGTTGTTTTGCAGTTCCGTGCCAGAGGCTTTTTccccgtttatttatttatttatagtatttatattccgcccatctcaccccgaaggggactcagggcggatcacattatatacatatagggcaaacattcaatgcccataaacacatcgaacccagacagacagactcagaggcaatttttttttaaaaaataatttttatagtGTTATCTTTGGTGTACAATTAAAGCGAGGAGGCCCTAATGGCTCCGTTCTTTCGAGGGTCATTTTAACTACATTATAGGCTCAAAACCACCCACAggagtaggagcctccggtggcctaggggataaaagcctcctgacttgaaggttgggttgctgacctgaaagctgccaggttcgaatcccactcggggagagtgtggatgagcgccctctgtcagctccagctccatgcagggacatgagagaagcttcccacaaggatggtaaaaacatccgggcgtcccctgggtaacgtccttgcagacggcaaattctctcactcccctgacacggaaaaaacccACAGGAGTAGAATcagaataatagttggaagaaactacgtgggccatctaatccaaccccgtcatgcaggaaaagcacaatcaaatcagcCCTGAAAAATGGCCATctggcctctatttaaaagcttccacaaaaggagcttccaccaccatactctgaggcagagagttccactgctgaacagctctcacagtcaggaagttctctctaatgttcaggtggaatctcctctctttGTAATTTGAACACACTGCTCAGACTCCtactttccagggcagcagaaaacaagcctgctaccTCATATCccttcacatacagtagagtctcacttatccaagcttctggattatccaagccattttttggagtcaatgttttcaatatatcgtgatattttggtgctaaattcataaatacagtaattacaacataacattactgcatactgaactgctttttctgtcaaatttgttgtataacatgatgttttggcgcttaatttgtaaaatcataacctaattcgatgtttaataggcttttccttaatccctccttattatccaagatattcacttatccaagcttgtgccggcccgtttagcttggataagtgagactctactgtatttatacatggctatcatttcttctctcaacctcagacccagctctttaaaacGCTTCTCATAGAgcatggtcttcagacctttatcattttagttgatAGATTGAACtatcaataaataaatgtatacttATTGGAACCACCAACAAAATTAGTGCTAATTTCCTCTTCTATCCTCCACTCAAAACATTACGTTTCATTTCTGCTCAAATTCACCAATGTCATTAACAGGTTTCCTCACTTCACTTTCTTACTTCACTAACCCTTCAACACACAAATAGGATTTTCTGAATATGCAAATAGTGGAGGCTCCGCTTCCGACAGTTGCAACACTGTAGGCAATTGTCCCCAGCCATTGCTTCCCTCAAATCTGTTACAATATTCTGCTTCCATATCACTGCAAGcaataaaaatggtaaaatttCTCACACAAATGCAGACATGCCAACTCTCCACTACAAGTCGTAATTTTTCTCCTAATTAGGATATCTGAACGTTGAGGCAGGTGATTGGAACATTAGTATTAAGTGTTGCTCCTGGGTAACTGTCCAACATActattggataaacacagatgtctattctaaacaatgtaatgaactatataaaacacaataatggttcaaaacataagtagtacacaatatgtatattagagcatcatatacatattacattcacagaatcaatgctcagttctatggtatataacccaaaagtatctaactcagtattatagatcaaacaaaatgatataagtctctgcagtcctaaaaggattagattggcttaaaggcaaaccgattcagagtctctgcagttctggagggattcctcaggactccacaggttttggatcaatagtaaagccaaggaaaCAGAGTCAATgttgatgtagatcctgagtaggtggtaatatatccgttcatgccgtttacaactggttcccgggttttatcccagtttcggtaacccttcttctggtaagcagcaaatgttttattatttctttattgatggctctgcattAGGTATTCTTaacggaaataaaaataaaaggaaatttgtctaatgtgctctttataagatataaatcataaattatatagaaaatagacatgtcaaagcaccccaaggtatgcggtattctaagttacaaacaaggaattACCTTTTTCCCAGATATAATAGTAAacatatctactcacatgtttgcagtatcaatatgctgctgtggattttgtggtgcaAGCAGCCATTCATGGTTCCCTAGTGATTTAAATACCTGATTACAGGAAGCAGGTGAGGACAATTTGTCATTTAGACCATGAGGGGTACTGGTCCTCAGTTTGTGAATCCAGAAggtttcccttctgaggagactAGTTTTAATGTCTGTGTAGCTAGTAGTATAGACCTTCTCTAGAGCAAGAAATTTAAAACTGTTATATGGGTGAGATTTTTGTTGGAAATGAGTGTATAGGGTGGAGTCTAaactttctcttttaatttttgatcGATGCTCTTGTATTCTGTTTTTCAGGGGTCTGGTGGTCATACCTATATATAATAAATCACAAGGGCATCGAACTTACGGACTGTCCAACATGTCCGTAAGACAGAACTGGATAGGAATGGAGAAATAACAGTCAAATTCGATGAGATTTATTCTTGGGAGTAAATGGATTGCTGATGCTGCAATTTTCAGCTGAGTTTGGAATCAGTCTGCTGATACCAGACACAAAGCCAGATAGGAAACACTAAAGAAATTTGCCCCACCATTCCAGTGGGTGGCTCCCGCTTCCATCCTTCTTCCATATcagactcagacaacccagtaaATGGTGACTATAGTCCAGCCACATCTTACAAATTCTTAAATCATGGTTGAATGTGATTTTTGTTGCATCTGTACACTCCGCAAAAGTTTACTTAATGAGGATGACTACCCAGATGaatgttgtatttttttaaaaaaatagtattttgttCTCTATTAAAGTGTAAGATTTGTACCAATAGGGATTACTGACCATTCAAAAGATTTTGGATGTGAACTCCGACCAATCCAAGCCATCATTAGTTgtgaggaatactgggagttgcaatctaatATCATCTGGCCAGATGTTTTTCCTATGATATATACTGTATCTAATATACTCTGGTTGCTTTAATTTCCTGTTGAGTTTTTATTATAACCAGAGATTCCTAATGTAAGAGGGgggaagtgttttttaaaaaaaatggatttgAAGTAATTAATTATTGATTTCCAAATCAAGGCTGCAGTCATAAACTTAGAGTACATCTCATGTGAGATTTGCTTCTGAGTAGACATATTACACtgataatacaattaaaatcacagCCTTGTCTTTCACAGAGCACTGTATCTATTCCAGAAACCCCATGAGAGACAGcacagtatagtggtttgagcactggactatgactctggagaccagggtttgaatctccattcaaccatggaaactcactgagtgactctgGGCTGATCATATCCTCTCAGTCCCAAAGGAAGGCAAATCCTCTCTGA
This sequence is a window from Anolis carolinensis isolate JA03-04 chromosome 6, rAnoCar3.1.pri, whole genome shotgun sequence. Protein-coding genes within it:
- the bag1 gene encoding BAG family molecular chaperone regulator 1, which codes for MAVPAGSSALTVTVTYGNEKHSLQVGSQEEGKQPTVRDMALLIEQLTGVPLSFQKLIYKGRSLKEMEQPLSTYGVKNGCKVMLIGKRKSPDEEAELKKLKDLELSVEQAAKKIEEVNKELGGIQKGFLAKNLQTEALHQLDKRIKGTAEQFMKILEQIDAITLPDNYSDCKQKKKGLVKKVQAFLAQCDTVEGSIGQEMDKLQ